CTCTCCGCGAAGGTCAGCAGCGCGAAGCGGCGCTCGGGGGAGGCCTCGGCGCAGAGGCGGCGGTGGGATTCGAGCAGCAGGCTCTCGAGGTAGGGCGTCAGGCGCTCCGCCTCGTTCAGGCTTTGGCCCAAGGCGTAGGCCTCGTCGAGGCCCAATGGCTCGGCTTCGCCCCACAGCCTTTCCAAATCCGGCCATTCCTCGGGCGCCTCGCTCAAGAGCAGGGCGAGGCGCGCGGAGCCTTGGGCCAGGCGCAGGCGGCGCGGGTCGAGGGCCTTGTCTTGGGCGCGGAGGATTTCGGCCAAGGCCGAGTCCGGTAGCGGGGAGAAGCGGACCTTCTGGCAGCGCGAGAGGATGGTGCGCGGCACCCAGCCCGCCGCGTGGCTGGCGAGCAGGAAGTAGGTGGCGGGCGGCGGCTCCTCGAGGGTCTTCAGCAGGGCGTTCGCGGCGGCCGCGTTGAGGGCGTGGGCCTCGGCGATCAGGACGACGCGGAGCCTTGACACCAGCGGAGGGAGATTCAGGCTTTTCTTCAGCTCGCGGATCGCGTCGATCTTGATGCGGCCGCCCTCGGGCTCGAGGCTCCAGAGGTCGGGGTGCTGGCCCGTCGCCGCCTGTTGGCAGGAGCGGCAGGCGCCGCAGGGGGCCGAGGATTCTTTTTCGCAGAGCAGGGCCTTGGCGAGGTGGCGCGCGACCAACTGTTTGCCGACGCCTTCGGGCCCGAGGAAGATCAGGGCGTGGGGCAGCCGGCCCGCGAGGCGCATCTGGTCGAGCCGCCGGTAGGTCTCGCCGTGGGCGAGGAAGGGCAGGTCGCTCATGGCTTGACCCCCAAGAGGGGCTCGACTTCTTGGAGGAGCTTGCGGTGGATGGCTTCGACTTCGAGGGTGGCGTCGAGGACGCGGAAGCGCTCGGGCTCTTCGTGGGCGAGGCGTAGGTAGCCCTGGCGGACCTTTTCGTGGAAGGCGAGGGCCTCGGCCTCGAAGCGCCCTTCCGAGCTCTTTTGCCGCGCCAGCCGCGCCTTGGCGCGGGCCAGGCCGATCTCGACGGGCAGGTCGAGCAGGAAGCTGCGGTCGGGCTTGAGCCCGCCGGTGGCGAGCTCGTTGAGCTCCGAGATCAACTGCAGGTCGAGGCCGCGGCCGAAGCCCTGGTAGGCGACCGTCGCGTCGGCGAAGAGGTCGCAGAGTACGATCTTGCCAGCGCGCAGGGCGGGACGAATCGTCTCGTCGAGGTGCTGGGCGCGGTCGGCAGCGTAGAGCATCAGCTCGGCCAGGGGACCGAGGTGACGATTTTTGCCGTCGAGCAGGATCTTGCGGATCTCGACGCCGATGTCGGTGCCGCCCGGCTCGCGGGTCAGGACGCAGGGGAGGCCGCGTTTTTGCAGGGCCTCGGACAAAAGCTGGATCTGCGTCGTCTTGCCGCTGCCTTCTCCGCCTTCGAATGTGAGGAATAGGGGCATGGAGAAATCTAGGAAGCTCGCTTTTGGATATGCAAGGGAAATATCGAGACGTGGATTTCTTTTCATATTCACGCTCGCTTCTTTTTGCCGTGTCCGCTCCTAGCCGGAGAAGGACATGCCCTTAAGCGACCCGGTCGGGCCCCTCAGGCCGGGGCCCGCCCTCTGCAAAAAGTCCGATAATATATAGGCCTTGAGGTGATCGGACTTTTTGATGGTCGCTTAAGGGCATGTCCTTCTCCGGCTAGGAGCTTGTGCCTCAAATACCCTCAAAAAAAAAGGCCCCCCTGGGTTTCCCCAGGAGGGCCTTCCGTGCAGTGTTTGTGCATCCCTCTTTTGGAGAGGAATTCTTTTCGCGGCTCAGTAGACGTAGCCGACGCCGAAGCCGAAGGTGTCCTGCGAGTCGGCCGGCAAGGCGCCTCGGAAGAAGCTGGGCGCCGACGAACTGTCGTGGCGGTACTCCGCGCGCAGCCGCAAGCCTCGCAAGGCCGGGATATCCACGCCGACTAAGGGCGCGACATGCAAGGTCGAACGGGTCGACCACATGGTCTGCGGGGCGCCGGTGCGGGCGCCGTCGGGGTCGACGAAGACCTCGAAACCCTGCGCGAAACCGACTTGCGGCAGGAAGTTGACCCTGCCGGTCAAGGCGAAGGCGTGCCAATTCGTCTCGGCCTGGCCCGCGCCTTCGCCCTCATGACCCCAATCGTAAGTTGCCGAGAGCGTGAAGCGGTCAAAGCCTCCCTGCGTCGCCGCCGCATCGCTGACCTTCACCGCGGCGATGAAGTCGAGGATGCTGCGCAGCCTTCCGCCTTCCGAGCCGACCGTGCCGGCGCCGGAGAGAGTCAGCCAGGGCGTCGGATTGCCGGAAAGAGCGCCCAACCAACCGATGCCGGCCGAGCGGTCCAGGACGTTGTCCCAGCCGTTGATGATGCCGGTCGTCGCCGTCAGGCGGTCCTGGATGATCGGGTATTCGGCCAGGACCCCGAGATGC
This genomic window from Deltaproteobacteria bacterium PRO3 contains:
- the holB gene encoding DNA polymerase III subunit delta', with amino-acid sequence MSDLPFLAHGETYRRLDQMRLAGRLPHALIFLGPEGVGKQLVARHLAKALLCEKESSAPCGACRSCQQAATGQHPDLWSLEPEGGRIKIDAIRELKKSLNLPPLVSRLRVVLIAEAHALNAAAANALLKTLEEPPPATYFLLASHAAGWVPRTILSRCQKVRFSPLPDSALAEILRAQDKALDPRRLRLAQGSARLALLLSEAPEEWPDLERLWGEAEPLGLDEAYALGQSLNEAERLTPYLESLLLESHRRLCAEASPERRFALLTFAERILEFRREMRQNANPKLHLPRLLMFFKEPLESRL
- a CDS encoding dTMP kinase yields the protein MPLFLTFEGGEGSGKTTQIQLLSEALQKRGLPCVLTREPGGTDIGVEIRKILLDGKNRHLGPLAELMLYAADRAQHLDETIRPALRAGKIVLCDLFADATVAYQGFGRGLDLQLISELNELATGGLKPDRSFLLDLPVEIGLARAKARLARQKSSEGRFEAEALAFHEKVRQGYLRLAHEEPERFRVLDATLEVEAIHRKLLQEVEPLLGVKP